The Sulfuriferula thiophila genome window below encodes:
- a CDS encoding phosphoketolase yields MNAPAFCQGIQHYGEKWPDFDVKAAQALIAEGQSAIADVNDDKAAYQTLLGADALRYLTLQVTGSKGSGHPGGFASSAEAHASLIMLGHTNIVTEVGHHAPGFYSSMFLDSSLEKMGINTMDDMMARFREKHGLLGHLSGAIPGLLAPAGPLGQGQHFAMAGALLHPGKLFPVTIGDGGMGEPYVLNSMMHFNTAYPKVTNFLPSLIWNGYSQEHHSMVSRMSNDEMIAYWKGHGFKEVVLVDAKEFDDSNQSAAYVDSTQFSFGQRLAFAKAVLQGVDKAARSALGGTLTVFIIKQLKGAGVHTLGAKSHNLYPKDTLDQPHMIEGLQRRALPPEAWQLVRDNFSRAGGGPAVKTVVTETELDIVPMPKLAMEEFKPTDKAVPATAMGALVAQLGKADPRFVATNADGNEASAMKNINDALKIRHPTVDPLYNQEPNGQVYEPLNEDACAGLAAGLALFGSRSLWLSYESFAINGWPIIQTVTQAMAELRRKTPSIVCMFTAGALEQGRNGWTHQRPEIENFFAAMMRNGNVFPLFPCDANSIQTAYEYATDSVNKGMVIIASKSPLPVYMSLAESKKAVEQGAATIYQSAGGDKGTVVFAVTGDLVLLPVFAAKDKLEAEGYAVRIVAVVNPRALYRPTDVAWDTVSQPDNAFMDDDHFNALFDGDALIAVSGGPSASLEPVLLRTRAPKRDTFCWKRGETTASADEIMEFNGITADAMSARAKALMK; encoded by the coding sequence ATGAACGCACCCGCATTTTGTCAAGGTATCCAACATTACGGCGAAAAATGGCCAGATTTCGATGTTAAGGCGGCTCAGGCACTCATCGCCGAAGGGCAGAGCGCTATTGCCGATGTAAATGATGACAAGGCGGCCTATCAGACCTTGCTGGGCGCCGATGCATTACGTTATTTGACACTGCAGGTGACCGGCTCCAAGGGTTCCGGCCATCCGGGCGGTTTTGCTTCAAGCGCCGAAGCGCATGCGTCACTGATTATGTTGGGTCACACCAATATCGTGACTGAAGTTGGTCATCACGCACCGGGTTTCTATTCCTCCATGTTCCTCGATTCTTCGCTGGAAAAAATGGGGATCAACACCATGGACGACATGATGGCGCGCTTCCGTGAAAAACACGGTCTGCTGGGCCACTTGTCAGGCGCCATTCCTGGTTTGTTGGCTCCGGCTGGTCCACTCGGTCAGGGTCAGCACTTTGCTATGGCGGGTGCACTGCTGCATCCGGGCAAGCTGTTCCCGGTCACTATCGGTGATGGCGGTATGGGCGAGCCGTACGTGTTGAACAGCATGATGCACTTCAACACCGCATACCCTAAAGTTACCAACTTCCTGCCATCGCTGATATGGAATGGTTACTCGCAGGAACACCATTCCATGGTGTCGCGCATGAGCAACGACGAGATGATCGCCTACTGGAAAGGCCACGGCTTCAAGGAAGTTGTTCTGGTCGATGCCAAGGAGTTCGACGACAGCAATCAAAGTGCTGCCTATGTAGACAGTACCCAATTCTCTTTTGGCCAGCGTCTGGCGTTTGCCAAGGCAGTATTGCAGGGCGTGGACAAAGCAGCCCGTTCCGCACTGGGCGGTACCCTGACCGTGTTCATCATCAAGCAGCTAAAAGGCGCCGGCGTGCACACCCTGGGTGCGAAATCGCACAACCTGTATCCAAAGGACACGCTCGACCAGCCGCACATGATCGAAGGTCTGCAGCGCCGCGCGTTGCCACCAGAAGCATGGCAGCTGGTACGCGACAACTTCTCGCGTGCCGGTGGCGGCCCTGCTGTGAAAACCGTAGTGACCGAAACCGAGCTGGACATCGTGCCGATGCCGAAACTGGCGATGGAAGAATTCAAGCCGACCGACAAGGCTGTACCGGCAACCGCCATGGGCGCGCTGGTAGCACAGCTGGGCAAGGCTGATCCGCGTTTCGTCGCAACCAATGCTGACGGTAACGAAGCCTCGGCGATGAAGAACATCAACGACGCGCTGAAAATCCGCCATCCGACCGTTGACCCGCTGTACAACCAGGAACCGAACGGTCAGGTGTACGAGCCGCTGAACGAAGACGCCTGTGCCGGTCTGGCAGCCGGTCTGGCGCTATTCGGTTCGCGTTCGCTGTGGCTGTCGTACGAGTCGTTCGCCATCAACGGCTGGCCGATCATCCAGACAGTGACTCAGGCCATGGCCGAACTGCGTCGCAAGACCCCGTCCATCGTCTGCATGTTCACTGCCGGCGCGCTGGAGCAGGGCCGCAACGGCTGGACCCATCAGCGTCCGGAAATCGAGAACTTCTTTGCCGCAATGATGCGCAACGGCAACGTGTTCCCGTTGTTCCCGTGCGATGCCAACTCGATCCAGACCGCCTACGAATATGCGACCGACAGTGTGAATAAAGGCATGGTCATCATCGCATCGAAGAGCCCGTTGCCGGTTTACATGAGCCTGGCTGAATCGAAAAAAGCAGTCGAGCAGGGTGCCGCGACGATTTACCAGAGCGCAGGTGGCGACAAAGGTACCGTGGTGTTTGCTGTCACTGGCGACTTGGTGCTGCTGCCGGTATTTGCTGCCAAGGACAAACTGGAAGCGGAAGGCTACGCCGTACGCATCGTTGCTGTGGTGAATCCACGTGCGCTGTACCGTCCGACCGACGTGGCCTGGGACACCGTATCACAGCCGGACAACGCGTTCATGGACGACGACCATTTCAATGCGCTGTTCGATGGCGACGCACTGATTGCCGTATCCGGCGGCCCGAGCGCTTCGCTGGAGCCGGTGCTGCTGCGCACGCGTGCACCTAAACGTGATACCTTCTGCTGGAAGCGTGGCGAAACCACCGCTTCTGCCGACGAAATCATGGAATTTAACGGCATCACCGCGGACGCTATGTCTGCCCGTGCCAAAGCCTTAATGAAATAA
- a CDS encoding four-carbon acid sugar kinase family protein — translation MSQLTKIIVLDDDPTGSQTVHGCLLLTRWDVPTLVGALQDASPLFFVLTNTRGMSAERAEAVTREVCANVRIALEQEGAAGRAINPILVSRSDSTLRGHYPVETDVIAEELGPFDAHFLTPAFFEGGRVTRDSIHYLMVSGEPVPVHETEFARDSVFGYRHSYLPDYVAEKTSGRIAAEQVERFTLADVRGDISARLLALKDNVCGVVDAEQQSDLDRFAAQIQTAAATGKRFLCRSAASLLTSLAQLGPQPVAPQQMAAYVRGGRAGAVIVGSHVKKTTSQLAELLKQPGVAGLEVDVERIAVDRVALLEEVRLAAEAAHARNETPVVYTSRVEKTFADQTTRLAFGEQVSAFLMDVVRNLPLSIGFLISKGGITSNDVLSDGLALRTSRVLGQILAGCSVVRCPVDHPRYPDLPVVIFPGNVGDDNALATVYNRLRGNTD, via the coding sequence ATGAGCCAGCTAACCAAAATCATCGTACTCGATGACGACCCGACCGGGTCGCAGACAGTACACGGCTGTCTGCTGCTGACGCGCTGGGACGTGCCGACCCTGGTCGGTGCGTTGCAGGACGCGTCGCCGCTGTTCTTCGTGCTCACCAACACGCGTGGCATGTCGGCCGAGCGCGCCGAAGCGGTCACTCGCGAGGTGTGCGCTAATGTGCGTATCGCACTGGAGCAGGAAGGCGCTGCCGGACGGGCGATTAATCCGATACTGGTGAGCCGTTCCGACTCGACCCTGCGCGGTCATTATCCGGTGGAAACGGATGTGATCGCCGAAGAACTGGGTCCGTTCGATGCGCATTTCCTGACGCCGGCCTTCTTCGAGGGCGGCCGGGTTACGCGCGACAGCATCCATTATCTGATGGTCAGCGGCGAGCCGGTACCGGTGCACGAAACCGAATTTGCCCGCGATTCCGTGTTCGGTTACCGCCACAGCTATCTGCCTGATTATGTGGCAGAAAAAACCAGTGGCCGCATTGCTGCCGAACAGGTGGAACGCTTCACGCTGGCTGATGTGCGTGGCGATATATCCGCCCGTTTGCTGGCGCTCAAGGACAATGTCTGCGGCGTGGTGGATGCCGAGCAGCAATCTGATCTGGACCGCTTTGCTGCACAGATTCAGACTGCTGCCGCTACCGGCAAGCGTTTTCTGTGCCGCAGCGCGGCCAGTCTGCTGACTTCGCTGGCGCAGCTCGGCCCGCAGCCGGTAGCGCCGCAACAGATGGCCGCCTATGTACGCGGCGGGCGTGCCGGTGCTGTTATTGTCGGTTCGCATGTCAAGAAAACTACCTCGCAACTGGCCGAGCTGCTTAAACAGCCGGGCGTGGCGGGGTTGGAAGTGGATGTCGAACGTATTGCCGTTGACCGCGTCGCGCTGCTGGAAGAAGTCCGTCTGGCCGCCGAGGCAGCGCATGCACGCAACGAAACGCCTGTGGTCTATACCAGCCGAGTGGAAAAAACCTTCGCTGACCAGACTACACGTCTGGCCTTCGGTGAGCAGGTGTCGGCGTTTTTGATGGACGTCGTACGCAATTTGCCGCTGAGCATCGGTTTTCTGATCAGCAAAGGTGGTATCACCTCCAACGATGTGCTGAGTGATGGTCTGGCGCTGCGTACTTCGCGCGTGCTGGGGCAGATACTGGCCGGCTGTTCGGTGGTGCGCTGCCCAGTCGATCATCCGCGTTATCCTGACCTGCCGGTGGTGATCTTCCCCGGCAACGTCGGCGATGACAACGCACTGGCGACTGTCTACAACCGTCTGCGCGGGAATACTGACTGA